A region from the Triticum urartu cultivar G1812 chromosome 1, Tu2.1, whole genome shotgun sequence genome encodes:
- the LOC125540003 gene encoding uncharacterized protein LOC125540003 — translation MAPCRATVVKTRAVCVLLLLLLLSADVRPQSVDGQAPPAPEVAVTIEADADGRGNGTRAGGAGNTARKVLSTIDCQICESTCRVKCLINNLFQWGTCYQRCKADNCNDWCR, via the coding sequence ATGGCGCCATGCCGAGCCACCGTCGTGAAGACGAGAGCGGTGTgcgtgctcctcctcctcctcctcctgtcggCCGACGTGCGGCCACAGTCCGTGGATGGGCAGGCGCCACCGGCTCCAGAGGTGGCCGTGACAATCGAAGCAGACGCCGACGGCCGCGGCAATGGCACCCGCGCCGGCGGCGCTGGGAACACCGCGAGGAAGGTGCTGAGCACCATCGACTGTCAGATCTGCGAGTCGACGTGCCGGGTCAAGTGCCTCATCAACAACCTCTTCCAGTGGGGCACCTGCTACCAGCGCTGCAAGGCCGACAATTGCAACGACTGGTGTAGGTAG
- the LOC125539995 gene encoding uncharacterized protein LOC125539995 produces the protein MAPSPAAAVKTTRATCVLLILLLLADGRSRPVAGQAPPAPEEAVAIEADADGRGNGTRGGGRSAGTPKELSAIDCQVCESTCRVKCLVNNLLQWGSCYQHCKADNCNEWCR, from the coding sequence ATGGCGCCATCCCCGGCCGCCGCCGTGAAGACGACGAGAGCGACGTGCGTGCTGTTGATCCTGCTCCTGTTGGCCGACGGGCGGTCGAGGCCCGTGGCTGGGCAGGCGCCACCGGCGCCCGAGGAGGCCGTGGCAATCGAGGCGGATGCCGACGGCCGTGGAAACGGCACCCGCGGCGGCGGCAGGAGCGCCGGGACGCCGAAGGAGTTGAGCGCCATCGACTGCCAGGTCTGCGAGTCGACGTGTCGGGTCAAGTGCCTCGTCAACAACCTCTTGCAGTGGGGCAGCTGCTACCAGCACTGCAAGGCCGACAACTGCAACGAGTGGTGTAGGTAG